The Rana temporaria chromosome 4, aRanTem1.1, whole genome shotgun sequence genome contains a region encoding:
- the LOC120935630 gene encoding secreted RxLR effector protein 161-like has translation MEPGYQKSNEAENLLPNNDTYHRAIGKLLYVATVTRPDIAAAVDILCRKVSAPCQRDWKAVKRVMQYIKGTIQMKLRLPATSNPKLVGYVDADWAGDCTDCKSTSGFIFQYEEGTISWSS, from the coding sequence ATGGAACCAGGCTATCAAAAGAGCAATGAAGCAGAAAACTTGCTACCCAACAATGATACGTATCACAGAGCAATTGGTAAGCTGCTATATGTTGCCACTGTGACAAGACCAGACATAGCCGCAGCAGTGGACATACTATGCaggaaagtttcagctccctgtcAGCGTGACTGGAAAGCAGTAAAAAGAGTGATGCAATACATCAAAGGAACAATTCAGATGAAGTTACGGTTACCAGCAACGTCCAATCCAAAACTGGTTGGATATGTGGATGCTGATTGGGCTGGGGACTGCACAGACTGCAAATCCACAAGTGGATTCATCTTCCAGTATGAGGAAGGAACCATAAGTTGGTCTAGTTGA